In Homo sapiens chromosome 8, GRCh38.p14 Primary Assembly, the genomic window GTGGCTAATAAAAAGGGAGCCACAAAGCCCGGTGTAGGAGACCAGTTAGCAGCTTAAGGAGAAAGATGGGAGAATGGCCTGTACTGGGAAGAGGCAGTAGAGAAGAAAGAGACATGGAAGGACGAAAGACAGATTTAGGAGGTAGAACCCCCAGGATGCCCTTCCTCCCCACAGGTAAATAACACCTGGGCTTCACTCATTCCACAGAGATCTAAGCAAAAACGAAACTATGTTGGAAGAGGATTCAAATCACATGAAGCATTTATGAAGTGGCAGTGTCACACATGATACCTTCTGACATGTATGAGAGGGATGGCAGACTGATTCCTGCTTTAGATAGTTAATCACCACACAGTTAATGAAACAAGACAAATTTTAAATGAtgcataggccaggcacagtggctcacacctgtaatctcagcactttgggaagccaaggttggCAGAtgagttgaggtcaggagttcgagaccagcctgagcaacaaggtaaaatcccgtctctactaaaaatacaaaaattatctgggcatggtggtgggtgcctataatcccagctactaggtaggctgaggcaggagaactgcttgcttgaacccaggaaccagaggttgcagtgggccgagattttGCCGTCACACTCTaggctgggcagcagagcaagactccatctcaaaaaaaatttttttaattaaaaaaaattaaaagtgatgtATATATCACTATTACATAAATGATgcaacagcattattcacaatagccaaaaggtaaaagcaatctaagtgtctatGGATGgaagactggataaacaaaatgtggtatttatgCACAATAGAATATCATTCAACCTtcaaaaggaaggacattctgacacatgctacaatatggatgaacctggaggacattaagctcagtgaaataagccagtcacgaaAGGACAAATACGGTCCGATTCCAGTTCTATGAGGTACCTAAAGTAGTTAAATTTATagagagaaaaaagtagaatggtgatcacCAGGGCctgtgagggagggaggaaaggagagttAGTGTTTAGTGGGTACAGTGTCAGtttgggaagaggaaaaaatCCCAGGAGTGGATGGTGGTGAGGGtatcacaacaatgtgaatgtatgtCATACCAATGAGCTGTACACTTAAAGATGGTTACAACGGTCAACtgtatgttacatatatgttaccacaggttttttttttaatttaaaaatattcttttaaaaaaagcagtCACTGTCATTCCTAGTGTTGTCCACTCTggaatattcaaaattatttcaaaccaATGCTAAAttaacttgaattttaaaaatagttttaattttaaacaattataaagGCAATACGTTTTCATtgtaaaaatctagaaaatacaaaaaagtgttattaaaggataatttttagaaaaaatgtaaacatcGTGACTTtcacacaaatataaaatgaatatgtgTGAAAGAGGTTATTTAACTCATTATTGAATAAGGAAACCAGTATGATGTTAAAACCAAAGAAGCTGGCCActtgcctgcagtcctagctactccagaggctgaggcgggagactcacctgagcccaggagtttgcaaccagcctgggcaacacagcgaaactccCCAAccctgtttaaaataaataaataaataaataaataaataaataaataaaagaaaaaggaaaaaaaaaaagcaaagaacaaaaggacacacatatacagacaaaCAGGAATGCTAAAATGAATTTACAAATCAATGCCATACTGGTCAGTATCCATTGGACAATAATCATTCCACTGGGACGAACTCATTAGCCTTGATGTTGGCAAAAGTCATTTGCAATACTACAGGCTTTCTATAATTTATAGAGTTGTAAAATAACCTACAGACGAGAAAGGCCACAGTACactgtaaaattaaataaacctGCAAAAAACGCTAAGCAGGACATCCGGGAACACTGGTCCCTCTTTCTAGTCCCCTTGAAAGTCTCACAAGGctgaaaaaggaaagtaaaatccTTGTGTAACCCTTCTGCCCAGAAGTACACTGGCACAGATTCTTTAGAGACGAATTTAATCCAGAGTGTGGAGCCTTTATTAAGGAAATAATCCGGTGCAACGTTCTGGGACACGCTCCTGGACTGGGTGGGCTTCTGCACACTCACCCAGCGCACCTCCAATCCCCGGGAGCGCTCGGCACCGCCCACTTCTCTGCGAGTGGCTGCAAGTTGCAGAGCAAACCAGGGGGCGATCTGGAACCCTCTGGGAGTAAAGGGCTAAGCTATAAGCGCAGGGTCGACGGGCAGGGACCGGAAACAAATTCTAGGAACCGAGATCCGCTGAGCAGCAGGGAAGCTGCGCAGCCACCGCGTCCCGCCAGCGCCGCCTCTTTCCCTCCCCGCCCACCGCCCGCCTGGCCCGGCGGGGCGGCGCGAGGACCCAGGGGCGGGGCGACCTTTGCTCCGGCCGTGAGCAGTCCAGGCCAGGCGTGGCCCAGCCGCCCGGCTGCAAGGTGGGGTGTCCCCGCCGCTCGGATCCCCATCTCACCTGCCGCGGGCGAGGTGGCCCCGCCGCTTCCTGCGCTCACCTCGGGTCCCTCCCTCCCGGGCCAGGTTTGGCCGCGGCAGCCGCCCCTGGGCGCCCGCGCCCGGACCCGCGGTTTCGGTCAGACCCGCCCGCGGGCTGGTTTCGATTAGGGCCAGTAGGAGGGCGGAGCGGCCGGGACGCCAGGAGGGAACTAGCCTAAGTGGGGACGGTCCCCGTGCAGGAGACAAAGAGCGTCCCTGGAGCGATCAGGGCTCAGGAGCCCGACCCGGAGCCCGGGGCGTCCGCGCTGACTTCGGGTCCCCGGAGCCTGGGGCACGGCAGGGAGAAGACGACGGCGGAGAAGGCGACAGCGGAGAAGGAAGGCAGGCTGCAGGGGCGCCGTCGGCGCGGCGGGCCGGGATGCGGACGCCGGTGGTGATGacgctgggcatggtgttggCGCCCTGCGGGCTCCTGCTCAACCTGACCGGCACCCTGGCGCCCGGCTGGCGGCTGGTGAAGGGCTTCCTGAACCAGCCAGTGGACGTGGAGTTGTACCAGGGCCTGTGGGACATGTGTCGCGAGCAGAGCAGCCGCGAGCGCGAGTGCGGCCAGACGGACCAGTGGGGCTACTTCGAGGCCCAGCCCGTGCTGGTGGCGCGGGCACTCATGGTCACCTCGCTGGCCGCCACGGTCCTGGGGCTTCTGCTGGCGTCGCTGGGCGTGCGCTGCTGGCAGGACGAGCCCAACTTCGTGCTGGCAGGGCTCTCGGGCGTCGTGCTCTTCGTCGCTGGCCTCCTCGGCCTCATCCCGGTGTCCTGGTACAACCACTTCTTGGGGGACCGCGACGTGCTGCCCGCCCCGGCCAGCCCGGTCACGGTGCAGGTCAGCTACAGCCTGGTCCTGGGCTACCTGGGCAGCTGCCTCCTGCTGCTGGGCGGCTTCTCGCTGGCGCTCAGCTTCGCGCCCTGGTGCGACGAGCGTTGTCGCCGCCGCCGCAAGGGACCCTCCGCCGGGCCTCGCCGCAGCAGCGTCAGCACCATCCAAGTGGAGTGGCCCGAGCCCGACCTGGCGCCCGCCATCAAGTACTACAGCGACGGCCAGCACCGACCGCCGCCTGCCCAGCACCGCAAGCCCAAGCCCAAGCCCAAGGTCGGCTTCCCCATGCCGCGGCCGCGGCCCAAGGCCTACACCAACTCGGTGGACGTCCTCGACGGGGAGGGGTGGGAGTCCCAGGACGCTCCCTCGTGCAGCACCCACCCCTGCGACAGCTCGCTGCCCTGCGACTCCGACCTCTAGACGCTTGTAGAGCCTGGGGGGCGCCGGGTGGCAAAGGACTCACCCCCGCACAGGCCCGCCTGGCTTCGAGTTGGAACCCGGACACTTGCCCCTCACTGGTGTGGATGGAAATCTGCCTTTCGTGGGACCAAACAGGACTCCTTGGACGATTAGTTCAGGTTGGGTTTGGTTTTCTTCTTAAAGAGTTTAGTTTTCCTCTCCAGAGGGATCAGGGTCCTCTTAGGGAGTGACgggcttttcatatatttttgctGAAGAATATATGGAAAGGGTGGCATTTGCGTCACGTGGACCAGGGACAGTGCTGAAATCAGCAGTGCTCAGAAACAATTTAACATGTTGAAACGACAATATTCTAAAATACTG contains:
- the CLDN23 gene encoding claudin-23; this translates as MRTPVVMTLGMVLAPCGLLLNLTGTLAPGWRLVKGFLNQPVDVELYQGLWDMCREQSSRERECGQTDQWGYFEAQPVLVARALMVTSLAATVLGLLLASLGVRCWQDEPNFVLAGLSGVVLFVAGLLGLIPVSWYNHFLGDRDVLPAPASPVTVQVSYSLVLGYLGSCLLLLGGFSLALSFAPWCDERCRRRRKGPSAGPRRSSVSTIQVEWPEPDLAPAIKYYSDGQHRPPPAQHRKPKPKPKVGFPMPRPRPKAYTNSVDVLDGEGWESQDAPSCSTHPCDSSLPCDSDL